Proteins co-encoded in one Candidatus Zymogenaceae bacterium genomic window:
- a CDS encoding CPBP family intramembrane metalloprotease — MSLLISYCARILPGLVVGIAFVLLVGKRDAAYRVMAYILMFVLMRDAMTPLGMWRFGTEGFFRIRFADMPLLLVVLGLSSGTGACAILLFDKELRGLIVWFKEGVISSVIIGLCGAAVVAAPLLIGYRWVDIAARGGAVATSLVFPLLCVTIFGNFLEETLFRGLFYGHMERLTTPLRAALTSGVLFAFAHVFLAFTVTNVGLPVLLFCLWEGTICGLVRMKWGLVSATLVHGGAIFLLSAGLW; from the coding sequence ATGTCACTTTTGATCTCCTATTGCGCCCGCATCCTCCCCGGCCTGGTGGTGGGGATCGCCTTCGTGCTCCTCGTGGGAAAGCGCGATGCGGCCTATCGCGTCATGGCGTATATTCTCATGTTCGTCCTGATGCGTGACGCCATGACGCCTCTGGGGATGTGGCGGTTCGGGACGGAAGGGTTTTTCCGGATCAGGTTTGCTGATATGCCGCTTCTCTTGGTGGTGCTGGGTCTCTCCTCCGGAACGGGGGCGTGTGCGATCCTCCTTTTCGATAAGGAACTCCGGGGATTGATCGTCTGGTTCAAGGAAGGGGTAATCTCTTCTGTCATCATCGGATTATGTGGGGCGGCGGTGGTGGCGGCGCCGCTCCTCATCGGGTATCGATGGGTGGATATCGCCGCCCGGGGCGGGGCGGTGGCGACGTCTCTGGTTTTCCCCCTTCTCTGCGTGACGATCTTCGGCAATTTTCTGGAGGAAACCCTCTTTCGGGGCCTCTTTTACGGCCACATGGAGCGGCTCACAACGCCGCTCAGGGCGGCGCTTACCTCCGGCGTCCTCTTCGCCTTTGCCCACGTCTTTCTTGCCTTCACCGTCACGAACGTGGGACTACCGGTATTACTCTTCTGCCTGTGGGAGGGGACGATCTGCGGCCTGGTCAGGATGAAATGGGGCCTGGTTTCGGCCACCCTGGTTCACGGCGGGGCAATCTTTCTGTTGAGCGCGGGGCTGTGGTAG
- a CDS encoding molybdopterin-binding protein, with protein sequence MKISARNVIKGKVKKVTPGAVNTEVLMVTDGGTEVVSIITKESADKLKLAEGKDVYAVIKASNVMIAVD encoded by the coding sequence ATGAAAATAAGCGCACGAAACGTCATAAAGGGAAAGGTGAAAAAGGTCACCCCCGGCGCGGTCAATACCGAGGTGCTGATGGTGACCGATGGGGGGACGGAGGTCGTCTCGATCATTACCAAGGAATCAGCCGATAAACTGAAACTCGCCGAGGGTAAGGATGTGTACGCCGTAATCAAGGCGTCCAACGTGATGATCGCCGTGGATTGA
- a CDS encoding class I SAM-dependent methyltransferase, with product MKEGLPSATADSVAQWRAAHQLLDNPLVFEDPLALRIIGKEAASQLTADPQRFEATWVSSYLRAFLAARSRIAEDELAKRVLHGVRQYVILGAGLDTFAYRSPYPEGTLTIFEVDHPTTQAYKRERLKEADIAISLDVRFVPIDFETRTLSDGLIAAGFAFDAPTFFSWLGVTLYLPVEVVMWTLRFVASFPHESGIAFDYTISPSLMTGAGRAAFHALAARVAETGEVWRTFFDPARLAEDVREMGFGCVRDWTPGEINAHYFSNRDDGLIVGGLSHVMCARV from the coding sequence ATGAAAGAAGGCCTCCCGAGCGCCACGGCCGACAGCGTTGCACAGTGGCGGGCGGCCCATCAGCTCCTTGATAATCCCCTGGTCTTCGAAGACCCACTGGCCCTTCGCATCATCGGGAAGGAGGCGGCGTCACAGCTTACCGCCGACCCGCAGCGATTCGAGGCTACGTGGGTGTCGTCGTATCTCCGGGCCTTTCTGGCGGCGCGGAGCCGGATCGCCGAGGACGAGCTTGCCAAAAGGGTTTTGCACGGTGTACGGCAGTACGTTATCCTCGGGGCGGGGTTGGATACATTTGCCTATCGGAGTCCCTATCCGGAGGGGACGCTTACGATCTTCGAGGTCGATCACCCTACAACGCAGGCATACAAGCGGGAGCGGCTCAAAGAGGCCGACATCGCAATCTCTCTGGATGTCAGATTCGTCCCGATTGATTTCGAGACGCGGACCCTTTCCGACGGTTTGATTGCGGCGGGCTTCGCGTTCGATGCGCCTACCTTCTTTTCATGGCTCGGCGTGACGCTCTATCTCCCGGTGGAAGTGGTCATGTGGACTCTGCGTTTTGTTGCCTCGTTTCCACACGAAAGCGGGATAGCCTTCGACTACACGATCTCCCCGTCGTTGATGACGGGGGCGGGTCGGGCGGCCTTTCATGCGTTGGCGGCACGAGTGGCGGAGACCGGGGAGGTGTGGCGCACCTTCTTCGATCCCGCGCGGCTCGCGGAGGACGTCCGGGAAATGGGCTTTGGATGTGTCCGGGACTGGACGCCAGGCGAGATCAACGCACACTACTTTTCAAACCGGGACGACGGGCTTATCGTCGGCGGCCTTTCCCATGTGATGTGTGCCCGGGTGTAA